One window of Pseudochaenichthys georgianus chromosome 18, fPseGeo1.2, whole genome shotgun sequence genomic DNA carries:
- the LOC117463781 gene encoding A-kinase anchor protein 11 codes for MQAVSADLRASEPTPGDLKRISLNIEVLEEFAQNMSWNIIQSFVSQMEMEEDCMTSKCIQNQLVEEFASAAVDLREVWRSQNVEDHQDGSKSSRSTVEMDPDLQTSRETSRPPFPQSGLPIVGSIDYPDAPPTTPLLPELEKNRQSFDRKLKGGLAKVFLPSPPPTTPKFKDSDGDPNDPQVELMEHLMLSLSTDDLERDYSPVGSQRGAKMEAFAEGLSCDIIDWVLSDDNEENRADDSDLHVLARQLAETIITSSLDEVKTLL; via the exons AAGAGAATCAGCCTAAACATCGAGGTTCTTGAAGAGTTTGCCCAAAATATGTCCTGGAACATAATCCAGTCTTTTGTGAGCCAAATGGAAATGGAGGAGGACTGCATGACGTCCAAATGTATTCAAAACCAGTTGGTTGAAGAGTTCGCGTCAGCGGCGGTTGATTTgagagaagtttggagaagtcAAAACGTCGAGGACCACCAAGATGGTTCCAAGAGTTCAAGATCAACTGTGG AGATGGATCCAGACCTCCAGACCTCCAGAGAGACTTCTCGCCCACCTTTCCCCCAGTCAGGGCTGCCCATCGTGGGCTCCATCGATTACCCCGACGCCCCTCCAACCACGCCTCTCCTCCCAGAGCTCGAGAAGAACCGACAAAGTTTCGACCGGAAGCTAAAAGGAGGCTTGGCGAAGGTTTTCCTGCCTTcacctccacccactaccccGAAATTCAAAGACTCTGACGGAGACCCCAACGACCCCCAGGTGGAGTTGATGGAGCATCTGATGCTCTCGCTGTCCACGGATGACTTGGAGAGAGATTATTCGCCGGTGGGATCTCAACGTGGAGCCAAGATGGAGGCTTTTGCGGAGGGTCTTTCATGTGACATCATTGACTGGGTGTTGAGCGATGACAACGAAGAAAACAGGGCCGACGATAGCGATCTCCACGTGCTCGCCCGCCAACTGGCTGAAACCATCATCACTTCCTCCCTTGATGAAGTCAAGACGCTTCTGTAG